A stretch of the Candidatus Thermoplasmatota archaeon genome encodes the following:
- a CDS encoding TCP-1/cpn60 chaperonin family protein, producing SILIRGGTEHVVDELERALHDALSVVKAALEDGKITAGGGATATAIAMALRDYAPSIGGREQMAIEAFANAIEVVPKTLSQNAGLDPIDIMLELRQAQKKGNKYAGIDVFNGKISDMLKQNVIEPLRVSMQEIQSATEASIMILRIDDVIAAKSTSSTPSGKKTSGESGEDYDTD from the coding sequence TCAATACTGATACGTGGTGGAACAGAGCATGTTGTTGATGAGCTAGAGCGAGCGCTACACGACGCATTATCAGTTGTTAAAGCTGCTTTAGAAGACGGTAAGATAACCGCTGGTGGTGGAGCTACAGCAACCGCAATAGCGATGGCACTCAGAGACTACGCGCCCTCAATAGGTGGCCGTGAACAGATGGCGATTGAGGCATTTGCAAACGCTATAGAGGTTGTACCAAAAACACTGTCTCAGAACGCTGGTCTTGATCCCATTGATATCATGCTTGAACTCCGTCAGGCGCAAAAGAAGGGAAACAAGTACGCAGGGATTGATGTTTTCAACGGAAAAATCTCAGATATGCTCAAACAAAATGTTATAGAGCCACTTCGTGTGAGTATGCAGGAGATACAATCAGCAACAGAAGCCTCCATTATGATTCTTAGAATCGATGATGTCATTGCAGCGAAGAGCACAAGCTCTACTCCATCAGGTAAAAAAACATCGGGTGAATCCGGTGAGGACTACGATACTGACTAG